A segment of the Lujinxingia litoralis genome:
CCAGCGTCCCATTCTGCATCCCCGACTCAATGGAAATCGCCAGCGCCTGCGGCAACTCCAGCTTCAGCATCTTCGACGACCAGAACCCGATGAGCATCATCGCCACGTTCAACCCGATCGTCACCGCCGCAAGCTCCGCAAAGTGATTGCGCAACACCTCAATATTCGCCGCAATGATCCCGATGAGCAGCACCACAAACACCACCACCGACCCCACCCGCGCCGGCCGCTCCAAGCGATCTGCAAGCGCAGGCTTACGCCAACGCAACACCATCCCCAGACTCACCGGCAACACCGTAATCCCCACGATCTGCCCGATGGTCTGCGCCAGCGGAAGCTGCACCGTCGTCGCCTCCCCCATAAAGAACCCCAGTGAAAACACAATGATCAGTGGAATCGTCACCACCGTCACAAATCCACTGATGGCCGTCAGCGTGATCGACAGCGCCGTATCCCCCCGCGAGACATGCGTGATCAAATTGGAAGTCACCCCGCCCGGACAGGCCGCAATGATCATCAACCCCACCGCCATCTCCGGACTCAACCCGAACGCCACCGCCAGCCCCAGCCCCACCAAGGGCAGCAATACCAGCTGATTGAGAAGCCCCACGGCCACCGCCTTCGGAAAGACGACCACCCTCTTAAAATCCTCCACCACCAGCGACAGCCCCATCCCCAGCATGATGATGAAGAGCGACAGCGGCAGCACCAACGACGTCAGAACACTCTCTTCCATTGCTCCCTCCGAGCCTCAGGCGCCCCGGCGACATGACATCACCGGGCGCATTCACCATTGAATCGTGAGCTCGAAGTATCCCCTCCCCCCTTTTCTGACGCAACTCCCCGCAACCCCGGCCGCCGCCCCCCGTCGGGGCCGACCGCCCCCCCCCAACCATCACCAACCCCAGGCCCAGTCCTGCTGCATGAAATTCGATATCGCGTCTCCGCGTTGCTGCTCCAAATCCACCAGGATCTGCGCCTCACTCTCCGTCGGCCCCACATCCGCAGCCAACTCCAACCCCAGAACCGTGCCACCCTCCCCATCAAGACTCGGCACATAGCTCCCGTTCAACTCACTCACGTCAAAGCGGTAGTTTACTTTTACGCGCTCCCCCTCCACCACCGCCCGAACCTCAAACGCCTCATCCAGCGCATCGCCCGCGACACTCGACACGCTGAAAATCAACGGAAGCTCCAGACGCGACTTACACACCTCGCTCTCCAGATAAAACGCATGGTCGCCGTCGCGCTCAATCATCACCGAAAGCTCCTCTCCACCGCTCGGAGACTCTTCGGCCTCCACCGTCGCCATTGTGCTCAACCCATCAAACACATCGCCCGGCACCACCCCACCGGGCGCCTCATCCTCCCAGAGCACAGCGGTCTCAATATAGTCGCAGACTTCGTTGCCATAGAGCGGTTCCGTTACTGAACACCCCGAAACCGCCCCCCCCCCCACCAACACCACCATCATCAGCTTCTTCATCGTATCCCCTCAGCGTTGCGCGACCTCATTCGGCTCGCATAGAAATGAGTGACCAGACCTATACCCTATTCAGGTTACGCACCACGTTTCAAGTACTGGCGAATTGTCGCGCCTGACCGCTCCCCCCTCCCCCCACAGCCCGCTCCACCTCTTCAACATACCGTGCTATGCTCCGGGCCAGCGCACACCGCAGGACGCGCTTAACCACACACTCAACTCCCTTTTATGGAGCCATATCAATGTTCAAACAGCTCGCCATCCTCTTCGCCATCGCGTTGACCCTGATTGCCTGCGACAACAAGTCCGAAGCTGAAGCTCCCGCCGAGGCCGAAGCCCCTGCCGAAGCCGAAGCCGAAGCTCCCGCCGAAGCCGAAGCTCCCGCCGAAGCCGAAGCTCCTGCGGCCGTCGAAGTCAGCGCCGAAGGCACCAAGTTCGATCCCCCGGTGAAGGCTGAGCAGCTCCCCGACGGGGTCTACTACTGCGACATGGGCACCGTGCACTACGCCATCGCCAACGACGGTGACACCCGCTGCCCGCTCTGCAACATGATGCTCACCAAGAAGGGCGCCGCCGAGGCGGGCCATGGTCATGCCCACGGACACGAAGGCCACGATCACGCCCACTGATCGCTGCCCTCTACCGGCCACACAAAAAAGCCCACCGCGCGATACGCGCGGTGGGCTTTTTTCGTCCGAGCCCGAAGAACTCGTCGCCCTCTTCGTTTACGACCTCATTCTGCGGCTCGCTCCGCGAGCACATCGGCCAGAAAAGCCCGATGCTCCCGCAGGTCCTCCCGTCGTTTAATCGGCAAAAAACGCGAGCGCACGCCGCTACGAGGCACCTCCACAAAACGGGTCTTCAGATACGCCGAGAGTTCCCCGGCCAGCCGCTCAAACTGCACCACCGAAGCGCCGTCGACCCGCTTGTGCACCATGAACCAGGTCAGCTCAAACCCACGCTCCAGCGCCGCCGCACTGAACATAAATGAGTTGGTATTAAAGACCGGGATCGTGCTCACATCAAAGCGCTTCGGAAAGCGAAACGCCTCCAGGATCTGCAACGCCCCATCGACCCGGGCCGGCATCCCGCCCTGATCGCCCGCAAGCTTCTGCACGACCTCCACGCTCATCTCCACCCCGCGTTCCTCGGCCGCCTCCACATGCGCCCCCACAATCACCGGGTCCAGATCGGCGAGCACATTATCGACGTTCGACATCAGCAGATAGCGTCCGCCGCGCGCCCGAAACGCCTGGAGCGCCCCGCGCCCCAGGGCCTCCACCACATCGCCATGCCCGGGCGCATAAAGCGTACTCCCGGCCGCGCGCCCCCGAAACACCTCCCCCTCAGGCGTCAACCTCACGCTTACGTTCTGCGTAAAGGGAAGCACCTGTTCCGGATCCATCCCGAAGTAATCATGGGCCTCCAGATGCGCGCGCGTCGGCATGTCCGTCGCAAAACTGTTCATCAAAAGCACCGGACAGCGCCCCCAGGCCCGCGCGTCGCCCATTTTCATCCCCAGAAACGAGCACCCCTCCAGCACCTCCACACACCCCTTCACAACCCCACCAAAGCGCGTGGCCATGCCTCCGTTCAGCACCAGCGCTCCGACCTCGCCTGCCCGCAACGCGGCCATGCCCCGCTCGTGAAGCTCCCGCTCCCGCACACTCCCGGGCGCCGGCAAGACCTCCACATCGTCAGGCGCCGGCCTCTCCACCTGTCCCCGTACCTGATTATCGGATTCCTGCCAGGCCCCCGACCTCAGCCGAGCGCGCAGTCGCGCGAACATCGCCTCATCAAAACCATGAGCTTGCAACAACGCGCGCTCCTCGTCCCTCAGCGATTCCATCACGCTCGAAACCATGCATCCCCTCGTCATTCAGATGTCTCGCCAGATCGGTCAGGGCATCGCGTCCCCTTCCACGACGCCCCCTCCCTGCGTACGAAGTCATCGCACTCGCAACTCGTAGCGCCCACCCTCGCCGCTCACCCGCACGTAATAGATTCCGGGATTCACCCGCCGAGCCAACGCAGTCTTACCACCCTCGGTGGTGGAAACTCCCAGGCGGTCGCCGGTCGCCCCCTGCAACTCCAACGTCATCTTGGCCTCACCGCGTTGAGCCCTCAGTGAGAAGGTCAACTCCCGGGCCTCATCCACCCGCACAAAGAACCAGTCTTCGCGGTCCCGGGGCGGCGAGATGGCATCGCTATGAGAGGCCCCCGGCGCGAGCTGGCGCGCCTGCATACGCGAACCGTCCGCGTCTCGCCCCTGCGCATACCCGACCGCGGCCACACCCAACACCAGGAGCATAACCCCGACGCCTGCCAGCGCTCGTCGACCTCTCTTCATCACCTACCTCCGCTGCTCACGCCGACCACCATCACGACATCACGCACATCGCATCTTACGCTCCTCTCCCGGGTCCGGGCAAAGCCCGCTTTACCTTCGATGCGACGCGCCCACGGCCTCGGACACACTCGCGTAGCCCCGACGCTCCAGCAACTCCAACAATTCCAGTTGCATCCGCCGGACCATCAGGGGCCCTTCGTACACAAAGCCCGTCCATACCTGGACCAACGAGGCTCCGGCCTCCAGCGCCTCCAGCGCGTCTTCGGCGTCAAAAATCCCGCCCACGCCCACAATCGGCACCTCCCCCCGAGTGCGCCGATAGATGTACCCGATCACCTCGCGGCTGCGTCGGGCCAACGGGCGTCCCGACACCCCGCCGGCGCCCAGCTCCTCCACCCCGGGGGCACGCAAGCCCTGCCGCGAAATCGTGGTGTTGGTCGCCACCACCCCGTCGATACCCACTTCCGCCACCACCTCGAGCACATCATCGATCGCCCCCTCTCCCAGGTCCGGCGCCATCTTCACCAGCAGGGGTGTACGACGAGTGCCCTCGCTCAACGACGCATTGAGCGCCTGCAGACTCCCCAGCAGCTCCCTCAAGGGTGCCTTTTCCTGCAACGAGCGCAGCCCCGGCGTATTGGGCGAGCTCACGTTGACCACCAGATAGTCTGCAAATCGATGCAGCTCGCGCAGGGTGGTGGCGTAATCCTCCCGAGCCCGATCCAGCGGTGTCACCTTCGACTTCCCGATATTGATGCCCAGCACCGGCTCCACCCGCAGCTCCTCCAGACGCCGCGCCACAGCCTGACTGCCCCCATTATTAAACCCCATCCGGTTGAGGAGCGCCTCGTCCTCCGTTAACCGAAAAAGCCGCGGCCGGGGATTTCCGGCCTGCGCCAGCGCGGTCACCGTCCCCACCTCGACATGCCCGAACCCCAGCGCCCCCAGGGCATTGACCCAGCGCGCATCCTTATCAAACCCCGCGGCCAGCCCCACCGGGTTTGCAAAATGCACGCCCCAGAGCTTCTGCCCCAGACGCGGGTCATCCACGCGCAACGCGCGCTGCGCCAGCTCTCGAATCGGAGCCGGGCGCATCAACCTCGACCACGCCCCCATCACCAGATAATGAGCCTGCTCGGCATCCAGGCCGAACAACACCCCTCGCACCGCCCGATACACGCGACTGCCTTTGCGCGCGCTCACACGCCGATCGTCTCGTAAGGGATGCTCTGCTCCTTATGCTCGGTACCATCATAAGACATCAACAACCCCTTCTCCTCGCGCATCGTCTCCAGACTCACCGGGCGCTTCCAGATGCGATAGATCGACTCCAACACCTCATGCGCGTAGTCCGCGCGAAGCTCGGTGCCCTCAAACTTGTGATGCAGGAGCAACTCGCGCCGATTCCGAAAATTTCCATCGCGCACGTAGATAAAGGGCTGGCCGAAGTTGGTCAGGGAGTCGAGCAGACGTCTCTTGATCTCCTCAAACTCGCGACTCTCGATCTCCCAGTGCCCACTTTTTCGATTGTACCCGTAGGTGAACATCTGGCTCTGGGAGGCGAACTCCTCGGTCAAAAACTCATCGATGAAGGTCACATCGTTGTAGAGCTTGCGCACCCGAAAGATCTGATCGCGCCCCAACCCCAGCTCCTTATCCCAGGAATCGCGTCGCTCCAGATCGTCGACCTCCTCCCACTCTTTGCCGAACTTGCCCTTGTTCCACCGATCCTCAATGTCCCGAAAGAGCGCCACCCCCAGCTTATAAGGGTTGAGCTGCCCCGGCGCGCTCGACATCACCCGGCTGTTAATGTCGGCAAAGTCGATGATTTCGGAGTCGTTCAGCACCCGGGTGGTCAGAATCTTGGAGTGCCAGTACGACGCCCACCCCTCGTTCATGATTTTCGTCTGCCCCTGCGGAGCGAAGTAATACGCCTCCTCGCGCATGATCGACAGAATGTCGGCCTCCCACCCCTCCAGCGGCGCATGCTCAAGCAAAAAGAGCATCACATCGCGCTCCGGCCGCCTGGGGAAGTGGCGGGCCTCTTCGGCCTCCTGAGCCATGCGCTTCTTCTGCTCTTCGATGAAGGACTGCGGATTGATGAACTCATCCATGTAGTCCTTGGCCTGAAACTTCGGCACCTCCCGCTGGCGCATCTCCTCGGGATTCATCTCCTCGCCACGCCGCTCAATGAAAGGGCTGTAATAATCGATCAGGTTATCGATCGAGAGGCACGTATCGATGAAGTTCTCCACCGCCTCAATACCCTGCCGGTCCGCGTAGCGCCGGATCCGCGCGCCGTGGTTAGCCATCTCATCGACCATCCGCCGGTTGGTTTTTGAGAAGTAATAGTTGTTCTTAAAGAAATCGACGTGTGCATACACGTGGGCGATCACCGTCTTCTGATCGACCAGATTATTCCCCTCCAACAGATAAGCATAAGAAGGGTCATTGTTGATGACCATCTCGTAGATCTTCGAGAGCCCGTACTCATAGCTCTTGGAGAGCTGCTCGTACTCCATCCCAAAACGCCAGTGCGGATAGCGCGTGGGAAAACCGCCGTACGAGGCGATCTCGTTCATCTGCTTATAGTCGACCGGCTCAAAGATCGTCTCAAAGAAGTCCAGTCCGAAGTCCTCGGCCACCTCTTTGATATGCGCGATGATCTCTTGAATCTGTGGCGATAATGCCTTCATGAAATACCTTCTCGTCGCAGGCTCATGGCGCTTCGTTACAGGCCCCGCCCCAAAAACTCTTTGATCGAATCGTAAATCCCGTCGCGGTTCTTGATCTCCGAGACCGTCACCCGTTCATGATCTCCGAAGTGCTCGTTGATATCTTTAATGAACTGTCCCGAGCCGTAGGGCGATTCTACCTGCCCGTAGCAGAAGAGATTGGCCTTGGGCAGCAAGCCCTCTTGCATCAACTTCATGCAGTCACCGGTATCATCCACCGACCAGTTATCGCCGTCGGAGAAATGAAAGAGGTACACGTTCCACTCATCGATCGCGTACTCCTCCTCCAGAATCTGCAACGCCAGCTTATAAGCACTCGAGATCATCGTCCCCCCCGACTCCCGGGTGCGGAAAAACGTCTCCCGGTCCACCTCTTTGGCCGTGGCATCGTGGATGATGTACCGGCTCTCAATGCCCTCATACTGACTGCGTAGCCACGTATCGATCCAGAACGACTCGATGCGTACGATCTCCTTCTGCTCATCGCCCATCGAGCCGGAGACATCCATCATATACAGGATCAATGCGTTGGATTCCGGGAGCGAGGTCTGCTTCCAGGAGCGGTAGCGCATATCCTCTTTGGTCGGGACGATGATCGGGTTGTCCGGGTTGTACTCTCCGCTGGCGATCATCCGCTGAAGCGCCGACTTATAGGTACGCTTAAAGTGCCGCAGGCTCTCCGGGCCGGTGGTGCGAATGCCCGAGTACTTATCCTTCACCGTCTCCAGCCGCTTCACTCCCCGGGGCTCAATATTGGGAAGCTCCAGTTCCTCGCCCATGATTTCCGCGAGCTCTTCCAGCGAGACATCGACCTCCACGCCGTGCTCGCCCTCCTGGTTGCCCGCCGGACCGGCCTGCCCGGGTGACTCCTCGCCCTGCCCCAGGCTATCCCCGGGCTGCCCCTCGCCCTGCCCCACCCCGCCCTGCTGCTTCTGGCTGAATCGAAAGCGCGGAATATCGATCCGGGGCAGCGGGACCTTCACAATGTCTTTGCCCTGGCGGCCGGTGATCTCACCCTGACTCATGTACTTGCGCAGGTTGCGTTTGATCTTGCCGCGTACGATCTGCTTAAAACGGCGATGATCCTGCTTGATCTTGTTCAATTCCGTCATGACTCAAATCCCTCGTCAGGCCATGCCCGACCCTGCGCCACCTGCTCAAAGAGAGCCGGCGCTCGCCCCGGCCAGGGAGCGGCGCCGACCCATCGAATCACCTCCGCGCCCGGATCACGACTGCTGCTTGGAGTCCCCACGCGCAAAGATGCTTGCCACAAAGTTAAGCACATCCGTGGCCGACTCCTCGTTGTAGCCGTAGTCGCGAATCAGACGCTGTTTGACGATATCGATCTTCTCCTGGGTATCGCGATCCACCACGTTGGAGACCACACTCGCCAGCTTGATCGAGTCCTTCTGATCCTCGAAGAGTTTGAGTTCCAATGCCTTCCGCAGGCGCTCGTTGGTCTGATAGGTGAACTGCTTCCCATCAATGGCCAACGCCCCGATGTAGTTCATGATCTCGCGGCGGAAGTCGTCTTTGCGGCTATCAGGGATATCGATCTTCTCCTCGATCGACCGCATCAAACGCTCATCGGGCTCCTCGTACTGACCGGTGTACTTATTCCGCACCTTCTCCTTCTGAGTGTAAGCTTTGACGTTGTCGATGTAGTTGGCGCAAAGCTTGGAAATCGCCTCTTCGTCGGCCGAAATCGCCCGTTGGACTTCGTTTTTAACGATGTCCTCGTACTCCTGCTTCACCACCGCCAGCATCTCCCGGTAGCGCCCTCGCTCATCTTCAGAACTGATCAGGCTGTGGTTCTTCAAACCTCCCTCCAGCTCATTCAACACCAGGAAGGGGTTAATGCTGCTCTCGGTCTTATCGCTGACCAGCGCATTGGAGAGCTTGTCCTGAATGTAGCGCGGACTCACCCCGGTGAGCCCCTCTCGCACCGTCTCCTTACGCAGCTCCTTGACGTTGTCCTGGGTGTACCCGGTGAGCGACTTCCCGTCGTAAAGTTTCAACTTCTGCAACAGGGTCAGGTCGTGCTTCTTCGGGTCTTCCAGACGCGTGAGCACCGCCCACATCGCCGCCATCTCAATCGTATGCGGAGCGATGTGTTTGCCTTTGACCTTCTCGTTGTTGAAGTCCTTTTTGTAGATGCGAATCTCTTCCTGATACTTGGTGATGTAGGGGATATCGATCTTGACCGTGCGGTCGCGCAACGCCTCCATGTATTCGTTGCCCAGGAGCTTGCGGTACTCCGGCTCGTTGGTGTGACCGATGATCACCTCGTCGATATCGGTCTGCGCGAATTTCTTGGGCTTGATCTTGCGCTCTTGCGTCGCTCCCAGCAGATCGTAGAGGAAGGCCACATCCAGCTTCAGGATCTCCACAAACTCGATGATGCCGCGGTTGGCCACGCAGAACTCACCATCGAAGTTGAACGCCCGCGGGTCGCTGTCGGAGCCATAAATGGCGATCTTGCGATAGTTAATGTCGCCGGTGAGCTCCGTCGAATCCTGGTTCTTTTCGTCTTTGGGCTGGAAGGTCCCGATGCCCACGCGATCTTTTTCGCTGAAGAGCATCCGCCTCACCCGCACATGCTCCATCACCCGGGTCCAGTCGCCGCCGTAGTGCCGCATCAGCTCCTTGAAGATGAAGCGGCTGGCCGGATTCAGATCCCCGCGCACCCGGATCGACTCGACGTTCTCCACCCCCAATTCCTCCAGCGCCCCGCGACGCCACTCCTGGGGAATGAGCTTGAGCGGCTCCTCATTCATCGGATCATGGAGTACCTCCTGTCCGCCCGTGAGGTGCTGGAGCTCCTCCGGCATCACCCAACTAAAGGTGTAGAGTCGCCCGTCTTCAGTGCGGGTGTACTCCTCCATCCCCTTCTTCAGCAGGCGAGCAATGGTCGACTTGGAGCTTCCCACCGGACCGTGAAGCAAGATGATGCGTTTCTCGGTGCCGTACTCATTGGCCGCCGCTTTAAAGACATTGACCAGGCGCATCAGCGGAATATCAAGCCCGTAGATCGCGTCGGCCCCACCGCTGATTTCATCCTTGAAGAAGTTATAGCGTACGATCTTCTTCTTATTGTCGATGTACTCCTCGGTCCCGTACGACATCACCATATCAAAGATGCGCTGGTAGGCGTTGCGCGTTATCCGCGTATCCTCGCGCACCAGATCGAGATACGCCTCGAAGCTCCCCTCCCAGTGCAGATCACGGTACTCGTCAATGTCATGGTGACGACCAATTTTATGCAGCAGGCTCTCTTTAGCGCTCATAGATGGTATTCTCCTGACGTCTCTCGAATGCGCTTCGATAATCGTATGAAGCTATCCCCACGACGCAACGCGGCGACCGCCTCTGGGCTGCGAATGACTACGGTAGAGCAACTTCTATGCCGGCTTGCTCTCGGAAAACCTCCCGGTTTGCCCGATGCCCGACATCATCATGATGTGCGATGCCAGCAGACTAGGAGACATCGCCTCCAGGCGAAACCCCTTTTCGAGCTTCACCCCCATGAGCATTCGCCATGGGATCAACCCGGAGGCGAATCAACTCTATTTCGCCCCTACCTCCAGCAAGGACGAGTGCCCCGGTGAGCATGTACACCATCCCTGACTTCGCCACCCTGCGGCGTACACTTGATCGTCTCTACACTCGCTACAGCCCACCACGACAGGGCGAGTCCGATGACATTCTGGGCACCCTGGTGCGTACGATCTTAAGTCAGCAGACCACCCGAGAGGCCACGGATCAGGCCTTCGGCCAGCTCCTGGAGCACTTCGAGGCCGACTTCCACCGCATCGCTCACGCCCCCTCCCACATCGTTGAAGATCGTATCCGCCGGGCCGGTCTGGCCTCCCAGAAGGCTCGCCGCATCCAGGCTTTGCTGCGCCAGATTCATCAAGAACGCGGGCAGTACACCCTGGAGCATCTGCACCAGATGGAGCCCGACCAGGCGCGTGCCTACCTTTTGAAATTCAAGGGCGTCGGCCCCAAAACTGCCGCCTTCACGCTGATGGCCGCTGCACGCATGCCCCTCTTCCCCATGGATACCCACATCTTCCGGATCTTCGAACGCCTGCGCTGGCTGGATCCCGCCCTTGGCGACGACGCGGCTCACCAGACCATGCAGGCGCTCATCCCCCCCGCCGATCGCCTGCCGGCACATATGGCACTGGTAGCCCATGGCCGTACCACCTGCCGGGCTCGAAACCCGCGCTGCGACGAGTGCCCCCTGACGGAAGATTGCCCCTTCGGCCAGCAGCTCCTGACCGAAGGCTAACCCTTCACGGCTGCTGGCGGCGCTGGGTCAACTCCAGCAACACGCGCCCGGTATCGGCCGGATGCATAAAGGTGATGAGCTTGCCGTGGGCGCCATCGATCGGCTCCTCGCTGAGCAGGCGCACACCGGCCTCCTCCATGCGCGCGCGCCAGGCCTCAATATCATCACACCCCAGCGCAATATGGTGAATTCCCTCCCCCTTCTTCTCCAGAAAACGCGCGATGGGGCTCTCCTCATGGAGGGGCTCCAGAAGCTCGATTTTGGCCTCTCCGAGCCTGAAGAAAGCGACCTTCACGCCCTGACTCTCCACCACTTCGGTCCCCTCATAGGCCAGGCCCAGCACATCGCGATATAGAACTGAACTGGCCTCCACCGAGCGCACAGCAATGCCAATATGATCGATCTTCTCCAACATGTTCACTCCCTGGGGTTGCATCCGCCGCGAAGCGGCCGCGTTGCGGGGAGATCCTCACGCATGCTAACCTCTCGCCCGTCGCAAACCGTCAACTGAGACCTTTCTTTCTTCCGGACTGGCCGGTGTCTACTTACGAGATCACCCATACCATTCGACTGCCTGCTGAGCATCCCGCGCCGCTCGATGCACTCGGTGATTTCTTTGTCCACAACGGTTACATGCCCCGTCCCTCCGAGGACGCTGAGCTCATGCTAACCCGGGGCACCCCGGGGGCTGGATGGCGCACCTCTGAGATGAGCGGGCTGGGAACCGAACTTCGCCTGCAGGCGCTCCAAGAAGAAGTACAAGCGCACTACATCATCGACGTACGGGGCCAGCGGCTCAACGACACCGAGCGGGCCTTCTGGAAACGTGAAGTCCGTGCCGCCGAAGCCTTCCTGACCGACCCCGAACAACTCGTCGATGTACGTGACCAGGAGCAGCAGCGCGCCCGAATCGCTCGTAGACGGATGCGCCGCGGCGGCCTGACCGCGGCCATCGCGACCGCATTTATCGTATCCGCCCTCTTCTTTCTCATTAGCCAACTAGGGCTCGTCTAAGCCTAGCGCCGTTTGGCATACCACCTCTGGAGGTATGCATGCGCCGTCTCCACATCTCGATTCAAACCTCTGATGGCAAGCGCGCTCGCCAAGCCATCGCCGATCATTTTCCCTTCCGGCTGGGCCGTCAGCTCGATAACGACCTCCCCATCCCATTTACCAGCATCTCCGGCCGCCACTTAAGCATCGACCTGCAGGGCGAACAGATCCTGGTCACCGATCTGGGGAGCACCAACGGCACCTTCATTGGCACCCATCGGCTCAGCTCACATCATCCCACCGCCGTCGCCCAGCATCACCCCCTGCGCATCGGCGACCTGACGCTGAACATGCACCTGGTCGACGCCTCCAACGAGCCTTATACCACGGCGCAATCCGCCACCTCACTGCATCAGCAGGTCCATCACGCCCTCGATGAGAGCGACGCCTCGGAGCTGCAGGCCTTCTTCGAAATTCTGAGCGGTCCGGGCAGCGGACGGCGCTTTGCTCTGGGCGGCGAGGCCCGCATCACGCTGGGAGGAAGCCGCGAGGCGTCCATCTGTCTGCCGGACGCCTCGCTCCCGGACCAGGTGGCCACCGTGCACACCGAGGCCTCCCGATACATCCTCACCCCGCTGGGCACCGCCGAGCTTCTCCTGGACCAGCAGCCCGTGCAGAGCCCGACCCCGGTTGCCAGTGGGGCCCGTCTGCAAATCGGCAGCTGTGAACTCCTGCTCTACGATCCTCTCGAAGCTCTGGTGGCTCCCCGCAACCTTCCCAGCCCTGCCTCTCGCCCCACCGTAAACCTCTCCGAGGAGCAGACAGCTCCCCCTCCGACCACGGATTCACCCGCTCCAGAGACTTCCCCGCCTCCCCCGGAGCCCGACGCCGCCCCGGCTCGGGCGAGCACCGAGCGCAAACCCACCGCGCTCTCACTGAGCGCTCCGGCCCGGCCACGGTTAGGCCTGGAGCACCTTCTTTTAGCCGGCGGCCTGGTGCTTTTTGCTGCAACTGGCGCCCTGCTATGGGCCTTTCTCTAGCCCGGATACAGGAAAAGCCCGACGCAGACGCGTCGGGCTCTCTTCGTAGACCACAGCCGGGAGCAACCAAGTGCCGCTCCCTTGTACCCTCAGACTTCCACGATCTCGGCTTCCTTTTTCGCCAGCATCGCGTCGATCTTGTTGGCAAACTCCTCGGTCAGGCTATTGATCTTCTCATAGCCCTTGTGCATCTCGTCTTCGGTGATCTCGGAGTCTTTCTCCAGCTGCTTGACCATATCATTGGCATCGCGGCGCTGGTTGCGCAGCGCGAT
Coding sequences within it:
- a CDS encoding PrkA family serine protein kinase — its product is MSAKESLLHKIGRHHDIDEYRDLHWEGSFEAYLDLVREDTRITRNAYQRIFDMVMSYGTEEYIDNKKKIVRYNFFKDEISGGADAIYGLDIPLMRLVNVFKAAANEYGTEKRIILLHGPVGSSKSTIARLLKKGMEEYTRTEDGRLYTFSWVMPEELQHLTGGQEVLHDPMNEEPLKLIPQEWRRGALEELGVENVESIRVRGDLNPASRFIFKELMRHYGGDWTRVMEHVRVRRMLFSEKDRVGIGTFQPKDEKNQDSTELTGDINYRKIAIYGSDSDPRAFNFDGEFCVANRGIIEFVEILKLDVAFLYDLLGATQERKIKPKKFAQTDIDEVIIGHTNEPEYRKLLGNEYMEALRDRTVKIDIPYITKYQEEIRIYKKDFNNEKVKGKHIAPHTIEMAAMWAVLTRLEDPKKHDLTLLQKLKLYDGKSLTGYTQDNVKELRKETVREGLTGVSPRYIQDKLSNALVSDKTESSINPFLVLNELEGGLKNHSLISSEDERGRYREMLAVVKQEYEDIVKNEVQRAISADEEAISKLCANYIDNVKAYTQKEKVRNKYTGQYEEPDERLMRSIEEKIDIPDSRKDDFRREIMNYIGALAIDGKQFTYQTNERLRKALELKLFEDQKDSIKLASVVSNVVDRDTQEKIDIVKQRLIRDYGYNEESATDVLNFVASIFARGDSKQQS
- a CDS encoding DUF444 family protein, which produces MTELNKIKQDHRRFKQIVRGKIKRNLRKYMSQGEITGRQGKDIVKVPLPRIDIPRFRFSQKQQGGVGQGEGQPGDSLGQGEESPGQAGPAGNQEGEHGVEVDVSLEELAEIMGEELELPNIEPRGVKRLETVKDKYSGIRTTGPESLRHFKRTYKSALQRMIASGEYNPDNPIIVPTKEDMRYRSWKQTSLPESNALILYMMDVSGSMGDEQKEIVRIESFWIDTWLRSQYEGIESRYIIHDATAKEVDRETFFRTRESGGTMISSAYKLALQILEEEYAIDEWNVYLFHFSDGDNWSVDDTGDCMKLMQEGLLPKANLFCYGQVESPYGSGQFIKDINEHFGDHERVTVSEIKNRDGIYDSIKEFLGRGL
- a CDS encoding UTP--glucose-1-phosphate uridylyltransferase — protein: MVSSVMESLRDEERALLQAHGFDEAMFARLRARLRSGAWQESDNQVRGQVERPAPDDVEVLPAPGSVRERELHERGMAALRAGEVGALVLNGGMATRFGGVVKGCVEVLEGCSFLGMKMGDARAWGRCPVLLMNSFATDMPTRAHLEAHDYFGMDPEQVLPFTQNVSVRLTPEGEVFRGRAAGSTLYAPGHGDVVEALGRGALQAFRARGGRYLLMSNVDNVLADLDPVIVGAHVEAAEERGVEMSVEVVQKLAGDQGGMPARVDGALQILEAFRFPKRFDVSTIPVFNTNSFMFSAAALERGFELTWFMVHKRVDGASVVQFERLAGELSAYLKTRFVEVPRSGVRSRFLPIKRREDLREHRAFLADVLAERAAE
- a CDS encoding quinone-dependent dihydroorotate dehydrogenase codes for the protein MSARKGSRVYRAVRGVLFGLDAEQAHYLVMGAWSRLMRPAPIRELAQRALRVDDPRLGQKLWGVHFANPVGLAAGFDKDARWVNALGALGFGHVEVGTVTALAQAGNPRPRLFRLTEDEALLNRMGFNNGGSQAVARRLEELRVEPVLGINIGKSKVTPLDRAREDYATTLRELHRFADYLVVNVSSPNTPGLRSLQEKAPLRELLGSLQALNASLSEGTRRTPLLVKMAPDLGEGAIDDVLEVVAEVGIDGVVATNTTISRQGLRAPGVEELGAGGVSGRPLARRSREVIGYIYRRTRGEVPIVGVGGIFDAEDALEALEAGASLVQVWTGFVYEGPLMVRRMQLELLELLERRGYASVSEAVGASHRR
- a CDS encoding bile acid:sodium symporter family protein, translated to MEESVLTSLVLPLSLFIIMLGMGLSLVVEDFKRVVVFPKAVAVGLLNQLVLLPLVGLGLAVAFGLSPEMAVGLMIIAACPGGVTSNLITHVSRGDTALSITLTAISGFVTVVTIPLIIVFSLGFFMGEATTVQLPLAQTIGQIVGITVLPVSLGMVLRWRKPALADRLERPARVGSVVVFVVLLIGIIAANIEVLRNHFAELAAVTIGLNVAMMLIGFWSSKMLKLELPQALAISIESGMQNGTLAIVIATSILMQGQMAVPGGIYSLVMFATGGVMMAYFGRRGAASGEPAGADGSAEIAAA
- a CDS encoding SpoVR family protein, whose amino-acid sequence is MKALSPQIQEIIAHIKEVAEDFGLDFFETIFEPVDYKQMNEIASYGGFPTRYPHWRFGMEYEQLSKSYEYGLSKIYEMVINNDPSYAYLLEGNNLVDQKTVIAHVYAHVDFFKNNYYFSKTNRRMVDEMANHGARIRRYADRQGIEAVENFIDTCLSIDNLIDYYSPFIERRGEEMNPEEMRQREVPKFQAKDYMDEFINPQSFIEEQKKRMAQEAEEARHFPRRPERDVMLFLLEHAPLEGWEADILSIMREEAYYFAPQGQTKIMNEGWASYWHSKILTTRVLNDSEIIDFADINSRVMSSAPGQLNPYKLGVALFRDIEDRWNKGKFGKEWEEVDDLERRDSWDKELGLGRDQIFRVRKLYNDVTFIDEFLTEEFASQSQMFTYGYNRKSGHWEIESREFEEIKRRLLDSLTNFGQPFIYVRDGNFRNRRELLLHHKFEGTELRADYAHEVLESIYRIWKRPVSLETMREEKGLLMSYDGTEHKEQSIPYETIGV